The genomic segment CGCCGTGGCGGCAGCCAAGGAGGCGATCATCGTGACCACCCCTGAGGTGTCGGCGGTGCGCGATGCCGACCGGGTGATCGGCCTGCTCAACACCGAGGGGGTGAAACCGATTCAGCTGGTGCTGAACCGGGTGCGACCAAAGATGATGGCAAACCAAGAAATGCTGACGGTGAGCGATGTCACCGACATCCTGGCCCTACCCCTTTTGGGATTGGTGCTGGAGGACGAGCAGGTGATTGTGAGCACCAACCGGGGCGAACCGCTCACCCTCAACAGCGGCAATTCCCCCGCCGCCCGGGCCTACGCCAATGTGGCCAGAAGGCTGTTGGGCGAGGAAGTGCCCCTCCTGGATCCAAGTAAGGAGCGCCAGGGCCTGAGGGCAAAGCTCGGCCGCCTGATGCAAACCAAGATCTTCTGAGCCGATGACCCTGCGCGACGCAATCAACAAGCTGCTGGGCCGTCAGCCGGCCAGCGCTAACACCGCCAAACAGCGGCTGCAACTGGTGCTAGCCCACGACCGCAGCGACCTCAATCCGGAGCTGCTGCAACAGATGCGGCGCGAGATCCTGGAGGTGGTGAGCCGCTACGTGGAAATCGACCTGGAGGAGGGCGATGTGACCCTGGAAACCGAGGACCGGGTGACGGCCCTGGTGGCCAACCTGCCAATCCGCAGGGCCAAGGTGATTGCCACTGCTCCAGAGGCGGAGCAGCCAATCAGTGGGGCTGAGATCAGCCCCTAGTGAGTGGGAACCCTGGGGGTGCCAATGCCACCCATTTATGGCCTTTACGCCTGTTGCCCATACCCCGTTCACGCCAGCTGAGCAAAGGGTTCTGGCGGAGCTGCGCCGGGGCTACAGCAATAAGGGGATTGCGGCCCTGCTGGTGGTGAGTCCGCGCACGGTAGAAAGCCACATCTCCCAACTGCTGGCCAAAACCAGCTGCAACAGCCGCACCCAACTGCTTTTGTGGGCCCTAGGGGAAAGGTAAGATTGGCCTTGGACATCAGTCCAGGCCGGCTTAGCTCAGTGGTAGAGCAGCGCTTTTGTAAAGCGAAGGCCATCGGTTCAAATCCGTTAGCCGGCTTTTTTACCCAGATCGATTGCAGGAAGCTGCTGCAGGGGTTTGGGGTGTTGGAGGCTCGGGTCGAGAGCGGGGCAGGTTGATTAAGGGGTTGATTAAGGCGGGGGTGGGGGCCTTCCTGCGTTATCAGCCTCCTAAAACAATCGACAGATCGGGGACAAGGAGCTGCTGCAAAACTATCCCTCCCATTGCCCCTTAAGGAGTAAGGGGCATCATGTCACGTCCGATGAAGCAACCGACATTCACCCGTGCTGCGATGCCAAACAGCAAGCCGCCGAACTGCACCGAAGGGCTGGGGTGGTTAGGAGGGCATGATTTCTCTTCCATGCCATTGGGCGATGGCCAGCAAGCTAAGGACAATCAAGAAACTCAGGCTAACCAGGCAGCAATCTGGATAGATCGCAGTAGCGGACCCGAGCACACTGCGCACCAAACAGAACTCTCACAAAACCGGGTCAACCCCACCATCAAAATGGCAGCACAGGTAGAGACTCAAATTAACAAAGAATCCATCGGCTCAGTCGCAGAGCATGCTTAGATGCAATCACTCTAAGGAATGGGTTCGCAGGGCATCCCTAATTCAATAGGGTATGGAATACCCGGTAATATTGTTGCTTTTTGCCAGTCCGGACAAGCAGCCACTACGGTGAAGATCAGAAATGAATTGATTGAGATAGGGGATTGACTGTCTATGCTTATTAGGGGTAGCAA from the Cyanobium sp. WAJ14-Wanaka genome contains:
- the minD gene encoding septum site-determining protein MinD; translated protein: MSAATARFILICSGKGGVGKTTLTANLGIALAKQGAKTAVLDADFGLRNLDLLLGLENRIVYTAQEVLSGSCRLEQALVKHKQEPNLALLPAGNPRMLEWLKPEDMQKIAKLLGEHFDYVLIDCPAGIEDGFKNAVAAAKEAIIVTTPEVSAVRDADRVIGLLNTEGVKPIQLVLNRVRPKMMANQEMLTVSDVTDILALPLLGLVLEDEQVIVSTNRGEPLTLNSGNSPAARAYANVARRLLGEEVPLLDPSKERQGLRAKLGRLMQTKIF
- the minE gene encoding cell division topological specificity factor MinE, with translation MTLRDAINKLLGRQPASANTAKQRLQLVLAHDRSDLNPELLQQMRREILEVVSRYVEIDLEEGDVTLETEDRVTALVANLPIRRAKVIATAPEAEQPISGAEISP
- a CDS encoding response regulator transcription factor, whose translation is MAFTPVAHTPFTPAEQRVLAELRRGYSNKGIAALLVVSPRTVESHISQLLAKTSCNSRTQLLLWALGER